The Paenibacillus tianjinensis genome has a window encoding:
- a CDS encoding DUF2627 domain-containing protein has protein sequence MKLLISRFIAILILVLPGLMAMKGFLMMKDDIFNYVSMHGDDTVTPVFAWLHFGGGLLLFLAGMSFLGGWILTRDRKKNYVGPRFREKQKAQQPASPDTMV, from the coding sequence ATGAAACTGCTCATTTCACGCTTCATTGCTATTCTCATTCTCGTTCTTCCGGGTCTGATGGCGATGAAGGGCTTCCTGATGATGAAGGATGATATTTTCAACTACGTCTCCATGCACGGCGATGATACTGTAACCCCCGTATTCGCCTGGCTGCATTTTGGCGGCGGACTGCTTCTGTTCCTGGCAGGAATGAGCTTCCTCGGCGGCTGGATTCTGACCAGAGACCGCAAGAAGAACTACGTGGGACCCCGATTCCGGGAAAAGCAAAAAGCCCAGCAGCCGGCCTCACCGGATACAATGGTTTAA
- a CDS encoding ABC transporter ATP-binding protein — MFKALLEPFRHPKLELGLGEGKSFGSPAGRKPKARAKNSSATLKRIWAYLAARKAKLILVLVMVLLSSGLALLGPYLISRAVDHYLEGDGGSTWIVFLITLASVYVLNSLTSWLQNIWMIEIAQETVYRIRTDLFAHLHRLPISFFNRRQQGEIMSRLTNDIENISSTLNSSAIQIFSSVLTLLGTVGVMLWLSPLLTLLTFIVVPLMTFGMRWITRRTGPLFKERQRNLGELNGFIEETLSGQRIIKAFSQEERVINGFRERNGRIMLSGYWAQSISGFIPKLMNGLNNLSFAIVAGVGGLLAIRGLVTVGVIIAFVEYTRQFTRPLNDLANQWNTLLSAIAGAERVFEVMDEEKEARDEGAAHLLEHVEGAVKFSGVSFSYDEGADILQDISFEAKPGEMIALVGPTGAGKTTLIGLLSRFYDPDKGSITLDGQDLSSIRRESLRSHMAFVLQDSFLFKGTIRDNIRYGRLGATDEEVEQAAKLAGAHAFIMRMRGGYDRMLSVDGNGISQGQKQLLAISRAILANPSMLVLDEATSSIDTVTEIKIQEGLQALMKGRTSFVIAHRLGTIRAADRILVLKNGRLQQQGSHEELLRQGGLYSELVRGASAASRAE, encoded by the coding sequence ATGTTCAAAGCACTACTTGAGCCATTCCGCCATCCGAAGCTGGAACTGGGGCTGGGTGAGGGGAAGAGCTTCGGATCCCCCGCCGGACGGAAGCCGAAAGCCAGGGCGAAAAATTCATCAGCTACACTGAAACGGATCTGGGCTTATCTGGCTGCACGCAAGGCAAAGCTGATCCTGGTGCTGGTAATGGTGCTGCTCAGCTCCGGGCTTGCCCTGCTGGGGCCTTATCTGATCAGCAGAGCGGTGGATCATTACCTGGAGGGAGACGGGGGCAGCACCTGGATCGTTTTTTTGATCACGCTGGCCTCGGTCTATGTGTTAAATTCTCTTACGTCGTGGCTGCAGAATATCTGGATGATCGAAATTGCCCAGGAGACGGTATACCGGATCCGTACGGATCTGTTCGCACATTTACACCGTCTGCCGATCTCCTTCTTTAACCGCAGGCAGCAGGGTGAGATTATGAGCCGCCTGACGAATGATATCGAGAATATCAGCTCGACGCTTAACAGCTCGGCAATCCAAATTTTCTCGAGTGTCTTGACCTTACTGGGGACGGTTGGAGTGATGCTGTGGCTGAGTCCGCTGCTCACTCTGCTGACGTTCATTGTCGTGCCGCTGATGACATTTGGCATGCGCTGGATTACGCGGCGTACAGGCCCGCTATTTAAGGAGCGCCAGCGCAATCTGGGCGAGCTTAACGGATTCATTGAGGAGACCTTATCCGGCCAGCGGATTATAAAGGCCTTCTCCCAGGAGGAACGGGTAATCAACGGTTTCCGCGAGCGGAACGGGCGTATTATGCTGTCCGGGTACTGGGCACAGTCGATTTCCGGCTTTATTCCCAAATTGATGAACGGGCTTAACAATCTTAGCTTTGCTATCGTTGCAGGGGTCGGCGGTCTGCTGGCCATCCGCGGCCTGGTCACTGTCGGAGTGATTATCGCTTTTGTGGAATATACACGCCAGTTCACGCGGCCGCTGAATGACTTGGCTAATCAGTGGAACACCCTTTTGTCGGCGATTGCCGGAGCGGAGCGGGTGTTCGAAGTGATGGACGAGGAGAAGGAAGCGAGGGATGAAGGCGCTGCACATCTGCTGGAGCATGTGGAAGGTGCGGTGAAGTTTTCGGGGGTATCCTTCTCCTATGACGAAGGGGCTGATATTCTGCAGGATATCAGCTTTGAAGCGAAGCCTGGTGAGATGATCGCACTGGTCGGGCCTACGGGTGCAGGTAAAACAACGCTGATCGGGCTGCTGTCGCGTTTTTATGATCCGGACAAAGGCAGCATTACCCTCGACGGCCAGGACTTGTCCTCCATCCGGCGGGAAAGTCTGCGCAGCCATATGGCTTTTGTGCTGCAGGATTCCTTTCTGTTCAAGGGGACGATCCGCGACAACATCCGCTACGGCAGGCTGGGGGCTACGGATGAGGAAGTGGAGCAGGCGGCGAAGCTTGCTGGTGCCCATGCTTTTATTATGCGGATGCGCGGCGGGTATGACCGGATGCTGTCGGTGGATGGAAACGGGATCAGCCAGGGGCAGAAGCAGCTGCTGGCGATTTCGCGGGCGATTCTGGCTAACCCGTCGATGCTCGTGCTGGACGAAGCAACAAGCAGCATTGATACCGTGACCGAAATCAAGATTCAGGAGGGTCTGCAGGCGCTGATGAAGGGCCGGACCAGCTTTGTCATTGCCCACAGGCTGGGTACGATCCGCGCTGCAGACCGCATTCTGGTGCTCAAGAACGGACGGTTGCAGCAGCAGGGTTCCCATGAGGAGCTGTTGCGGCAGGGCGGACTGTACAGTGAGCTGGTGCGGGGGGCTTCAGCAGCTTCAAGGGCGGAATAA
- a CDS encoding ABC transporter ATP-binding protein: protein MNLIFLYLKKYRVAAIAALVMMGIELAVELSQPLLIAKIIDNGIREKDMTVVWLWGGVLTFSAVIAFAAGILSSFFASHASQGFAYDLRDKLYEKVQSFTYEVFSRFQTSSLITRLTGDVTQLQDTVFMALRFMTRVPLVVLGSVIMALVVHVKLGLLLAVTLPLLIVVLTWVMRRSSALFKIVQSRVDGVNGVIQENLTGIRLIRVFVRMGHEIGRFASYSGSLMKSTVAALRLTETMGPLIMLIVNAGIVAVLWFGRIEISAGQATLGETVAVINYSLRTIGAMSALSWIMATFSRAVASEQRISEVMSSPEGRGEIGSADVQVSGSHAAGENLVKQTHEEASIEGRVEFIDVSFSYPGSDIAVLEQISFAVQPGERVAIMGATGSGKSSLVSLIPRLYEPDSGIIRIDGENSSEMEVSRLRRSIGYVPQEIMLFSGSVRENIAWGNEHATAEEIEQAAAAAQIHETITGLPQGYETMLGQRGVNLSGGQKQRMTIARALVRKPAILILDDSTSALDAVTEGLLLKELKKMSCTTFLITQKISSTVSADLILLLDEGRLIAGGTHGELMKDSALYRKINESQNEEAAQHVQSTT from the coding sequence ATGAACCTAATTTTCTTATATCTCAAAAAATACAGGGTAGCTGCTATTGCCGCACTGGTAATGATGGGAATTGAGCTGGCAGTGGAGCTTTCACAGCCCTTGCTGATCGCGAAGATTATCGATAACGGAATCAGGGAAAAGGATATGACAGTGGTCTGGCTGTGGGGCGGAGTGCTTACCTTTAGCGCTGTAATAGCGTTTGCGGCAGGCATTTTGAGTTCATTTTTTGCCTCCCATGCCAGCCAGGGCTTTGCTTATGATCTTAGGGATAAGCTGTACGAAAAGGTGCAGTCCTTCACTTATGAAGTGTTCAGCCGTTTTCAGACTTCTTCGCTGATCACGCGGCTGACCGGGGATGTAACGCAGCTGCAGGATACGGTATTTATGGCACTGCGTTTTATGACCCGTGTACCGCTGGTTGTGCTGGGCAGTGTAATCATGGCGCTGGTCGTGCATGTGAAGCTGGGCCTGTTGCTGGCCGTCACGCTGCCGCTGCTGATTGTGGTCCTGACTTGGGTGATGCGCAGGTCTTCGGCCTTGTTCAAGATTGTGCAGAGCAGAGTTGACGGTGTAAACGGTGTCATTCAGGAGAATCTTACTGGTATCCGGCTCATCCGGGTATTTGTGCGTATGGGTCATGAGATCGGCCGCTTTGCTTCGTACAGCGGGAGTCTGATGAAATCCACTGTTGCTGCGTTAAGGTTAACCGAAACGATGGGACCGCTCATTATGCTGATTGTCAACGCGGGAATTGTAGCTGTGCTGTGGTTTGGGAGAATCGAAATTTCTGCCGGGCAAGCTACACTGGGGGAGACTGTCGCGGTTATTAACTACTCCTTGCGTACCATTGGGGCGATGTCGGCCCTTTCCTGGATTATGGCGACTTTCTCCCGGGCTGTTGCTTCGGAGCAGCGTATTTCAGAAGTAATGTCTTCGCCTGAGGGCCGGGGAGAAATCGGATCGGCAGATGTACAGGTAAGCGGGTCACATGCGGCAGGGGAAAATCTGGTGAAACAAACCCATGAAGAGGCATCCATCGAAGGCAGAGTGGAATTCATTGATGTAAGCTTCAGTTACCCGGGAAGCGATATAGCTGTGCTGGAGCAAATCTCATTTGCGGTTCAGCCTGGTGAGCGTGTAGCCATCATGGGTGCAACCGGCTCCGGAAAGTCATCGCTGGTAAGCCTGATTCCCCGTCTATACGAGCCTGACAGCGGGATCATCAGGATTGATGGAGAGAACAGCTCTGAGATGGAGGTTAGCAGGCTGCGCAGGTCTATTGGTTATGTTCCGCAGGAGATCATGCTGTTCTCCGGTTCGGTGCGTGAAAATATTGCCTGGGGAAATGAGCATGCTACGGCAGAGGAGATTGAACAGGCGGCTGCGGCAGCCCAGATCCACGAGACGATCACTGGTCTGCCTCAAGGCTATGAGACGATGCTGGGCCAGCGCGGGGTCAATCTGTCCGGAGGCCAGAAACAGCGGATGACCATTGCCAGGGCACTCGTAAGGAAGCCGGCAATTCTGATTCTGGATGACAGCACCAGTGCCCTTGATGCGGTAACCGAGGGGCTGCTGCTGAAAGAACTCAAAAAAATGTCCTGCACCACCTTCCTCATTACCCAGAAGATTAGCTCTACTGTCTCTGCTGATTTGATTCTGCTGCTTGATGAGGGCAGGCTGATCGCCGGGGGAACACACGGGGAGCTGATGAAGGATTCAGCCCTTTACCGCAAAATTAATGAATCACAGAATGAGGAGGCGGCGCAGCATGTTCAAAGCACTACTTGA
- a CDS encoding thymidine kinase: protein MAQLFFKYGAMNSGKSIEILKVAHNYEEQGKSVLIFTPSLDDRDEVGYISSRIGLRKQAIPVDENTDIFSIVSRNLPKPHCVLIDECQFLSKDCILQLVRIVDELNIPVMAFGLKNDFQNNLFEGSKYMLIYADKIEEMKTICWFCERKATMALRVENGKPVYSGKQIQIGGNEAYYPVCRKCHKNPPL, encoded by the coding sequence GTGGCACAGTTGTTTTTCAAGTATGGGGCAATGAACAGCGGTAAATCCATTGAGATTCTCAAGGTAGCCCATAATTACGAGGAGCAGGGCAAGTCGGTGCTCATTTTCACTCCATCCCTGGACGATCGGGACGAGGTCGGGTATATTTCCTCCCGCATCGGACTGCGCAAGCAGGCCATACCTGTCGACGAGAATACAGATATTTTCAGCATTGTAAGCCGTAATCTGCCGAAGCCCCACTGCGTGCTGATTGATGAATGCCAGTTCCTCAGCAAAGACTGCATCCTCCAGCTTGTGCGGATCGTGGATGAATTGAACATTCCGGTCATGGCCTTCGGCCTGAAAAATGATTTCCAGAACAATCTTTTCGAAGGCAGCAAGTATATGCTGATTTACGCCGATAAAATTGAAGAGATGAAGACCATCTGCTGGTTCTGCGAACGGAAAGCCACGATGGCGCTGCGGGTTGAGAACGGCAAGCCCGTCTACAGCGGCAAACAAATCCAAATCGGCGGCAATGAAGCTTATTACCCGGTCTGCCGCAAATGTCACAAGAATCCTCCTTTGTAA
- a CDS encoding putative signal transducing protein, whose product MSLAKSILHFFLPQERTLLFTTFDQRQYFLIKNRLSAAGIRHRSKINGGMRVISSRNHYGGNMASRHELFVSKEDEYEALKVIQS is encoded by the coding sequence ATGAGCTTAGCCAAAAGCATACTGCATTTCTTTTTACCGCAGGAAAGAACACTGTTGTTTACGACTTTTGACCAGCGGCAATATTTCCTAATCAAGAACCGGCTTAGTGCTGCAGGTATCCGGCACCGTTCTAAAATTAACGGAGGCATGCGTGTCATATCAAGCCGTAACCACTATGGCGGAAATATGGCGTCTAGACATGAGCTGTTCGTAAGCAAAGAAGATGAATATGAGGCACTCAAGGTCATTCAATCCTAA
- a CDS encoding DinB family protein, whose product MNQRPEKSEYLEYQTAYISLVPSEGDLATILREQSKEIFALLEGLTEEQGSYRYAPGKWSIKQMIGHLTDNDRIMSYRLLCFARGEQAPLPGYEENDYVAAGDFDRFSLKEMLLHYRIVRESTLALLESLPADSWTKAGQFFSVPMTVRAQACVIIGHERHHMNVLQERYLKQA is encoded by the coding sequence ATGAATCAGCGTCCGGAAAAAAGCGAATATTTGGAGTATCAGACAGCGTACATCTCTTTAGTACCATCTGAGGGAGATTTGGCAACTATTCTCCGCGAGCAGTCAAAAGAAATCTTTGCGCTGCTGGAGGGTCTCACCGAAGAGCAGGGAAGCTACAGGTACGCCCCGGGAAAGTGGAGCATCAAGCAGATGATTGGCCATTTGACGGATAACGACAGGATCATGTCCTACCGCCTGCTGTGTTTTGCCAGAGGTGAGCAGGCGCCGCTGCCCGGATATGAGGAGAATGATTATGTAGCGGCAGGGGATTTCGACCGGTTCAGCTTAAAGGAAATGCTGCTTCATTACCGGATCGTGCGTGAGTCTACACTTGCACTTCTGGAAAGCCTGCCGGCTGATTCGTGGACCAAGGCTGGCCAGTTCTTCTCGGTACCTATGACAGTCAGAGCCCAGGCCTGCGTGATCATCGGACATGAACGGCATCATATGAATGTATTGCAGGAGCGTTATTTGAAGCAGGCGTGA
- a CDS encoding accessory gene regulator ArgB-like protein — translation MKRANPEETCSVEIMQYALNIILNTLLTITASLALGWLFNNFTQTLIFYFCFSVLRLCSGGFHLKTAAACNVVTTLICVAPPLLINITGTSLWIINALSFFIMLLFAPNPDKNAQIPFRYYPGLKLASIVLVGLNFFIGSSVIGLAYLVQSLTVIPWKGRLKV, via the coding sequence CTGAAGCGGGCCAATCCAGAGGAAACCTGCTCTGTAGAAATCATGCAATATGCCCTGAACATCATCCTAAATACCCTGCTAACCATCACAGCTTCCCTTGCCCTTGGCTGGCTGTTTAATAATTTCACTCAAACATTAATCTTTTACTTCTGTTTTTCTGTACTGCGTCTATGTTCAGGAGGCTTTCATCTTAAAACAGCAGCAGCCTGCAACGTTGTTACCACTTTAATTTGTGTAGCCCCCCCCTTATTAATAAATATCACTGGGACCTCGCTTTGGATAATAAATGCTTTATCCTTTTTCATTATGCTTTTATTTGCCCCCAACCCGGATAAAAATGCACAAATTCCGTTCAGATATTATCCAGGGTTGAAGCTGGCTTCCATAGTATTGGTAGGGTTGAACTTTTTTATTGGCTCGTCTGTCATTGGATTGGCTTATCTCGTGCAATCCTTAACAGTAATTCCATGGAAAGGGAGGTTAAAAGTATGA
- a CDS encoding cyclic lactone autoinducer peptide, whose amino-acid sequence MKSFIAKQTSSMLEASARFFATVMKIGLHSPEAPKELRK is encoded by the coding sequence ATGAAATCATTCATTGCTAAGCAAACTTCTTCAATGCTTGAAGCATCCGCCCGATTCTTCGCTACTGTTATGAAGATTGGTCTGCACAGCCCGGAAGCACCTAAAGAATTGCGTAAGTAA
- a CDS encoding LytTR family transcriptional regulator DNA-binding domain-containing protein → MRVLQNDGSSLDIREEDILYFSSFKNAIFVHTKEGEFVLPTTLSDLLIAYKGKGFERLDRNNVVSLDNVDKYDAERKIVHFTQAEQFATVSESNEPRIKRFLASRIKKSAD, encoded by the coding sequence ATGCGTGTCTTACAAAACGACGGCTCCTCCCTGGATATTAGGGAAGAAGATATATTGTATTTCTCAAGTTTTAAGAATGCAATATTCGTCCATACGAAAGAAGGCGAGTTTGTTCTCCCCACTACTCTTTCCGATCTGTTGATTGCTTACAAGGGTAAAGGATTCGAACGCCTTGACCGTAACAATGTTGTCAGTCTTGACAACGTTGACAAGTATGACGCCGAGCGGAAAATCGTTCATTTTACCCAAGCCGAACAATTTGCGACCGTCTCGGAGTCCAACGAACCGCGCATCAAAAGGTTTCTGGCTTCCCGTATAAAAAAATCCGCAGACTGA
- the sda gene encoding sporulation histidine kinase inhibitor Sda codes for MDYYFHPSPRPSSLELLSDEQLLNIYELAVEAKASPDFIEIIVSVLSGRQSAASKVQDV; via the coding sequence ATGGATTATTATTTTCATCCTTCTCCGCGACCCTCATCACTTGAATTATTATCTGACGAGCAGTTGTTGAATATCTATGAATTAGCGGTGGAGGCAAAAGCTTCGCCTGATTTTATTGAAATTATAGTAAGTGTTCTATCTGGAAGACAATCTGCAGCCTCGAAGGTTCAGGATGTGTGA